In Agrobacterium tumefaciens, a single genomic region encodes these proteins:
- a CDS encoding DUF1223 domain-containing protein, translated as MPLKFPLSICLLGTFLVTSAQAQEAVKGVVELFTSQGCASCPPADEALRKMIQKGDVVGLSYHVDYWNYLGWTDSLASKENTDRQYGYMRALGRNGVYTPQAILNGRDHVKGADVRGIYDRLDAFKREGQGLNVPVSSKFAGEEVEIDIGAGNGKADVVVAYFTREQTVDVQKGENQGKKMSYWHSVYDVQTVGMWDGSPMTVKLPASVVAKVKKGGCAVLLQTANASGDPAAIVGASILLGNETQ; from the coding sequence ATGCCGCTGAAATTCCCCCTGTCGATATGTCTTCTCGGCACGTTCCTCGTCACCTCCGCGCAGGCGCAGGAGGCCGTGAAGGGCGTTGTCGAATTGTTCACGTCGCAGGGATGCGCCTCCTGCCCACCGGCGGATGAGGCCCTGCGCAAGATGATCCAGAAGGGCGATGTCGTTGGTCTTTCCTACCATGTCGATTACTGGAATTATCTCGGCTGGACCGATTCGCTGGCATCGAAGGAAAATACCGACCGGCAATATGGCTATATGCGCGCGCTCGGCCGCAACGGGGTCTATACGCCGCAGGCCATTCTGAACGGCCGGGACCACGTCAAGGGTGCCGACGTCCGTGGTATCTATGACAGGCTTGATGCCTTCAAGCGGGAAGGCCAGGGACTGAACGTTCCAGTATCGTCGAAATTTGCCGGTGAGGAGGTGGAGATCGATATTGGCGCGGGCAATGGCAAGGCCGATGTCGTGGTTGCCTACTTCACGCGCGAACAGACTGTGGACGTGCAGAAGGGCGAGAACCAGGGGAAAAAAATGTCCTACTGGCACAGCGTCTACGATGTGCAGACCGTCGGTATGTGGGATGGTTCACCGATGACGGTGAAGCTTCCGGCAAGCGTGGTGGCAAAGGTGAAAAAGGGTGGCTGTGCCGTGCTGTTGCAGACGGCAAATGCCAGCGGCGATCCGGCGGCTATCGTCGGCGCAAGTATTCTGCTGGGGAATGAAACACAGTAA
- the ccmA gene encoding heme ABC exporter ATP-binding protein CcmA: MDLTAENLGVRRGEDFIFMNISFKLSDGEALVLTGRNGSGKSTLLRTVAGLLRPEQGRVKIAGEGIDAEMWPSEACHYLGHRNAMKTELTVAENLRFWKDFLGDFPGGTGVAIDEAAEIVGLAGITHLPFGYLSAGQQRRFAMAKLLVAWRPVWILDEPTAALDRAADAMFTDLVKSHLGKGGIVLAATHQPLGLDKARELQMTGFAGVEA, translated from the coding sequence ATGGATTTGACGGCGGAAAATCTTGGCGTGCGACGCGGCGAAGATTTCATATTCATGAACATTTCCTTCAAGTTAAGCGACGGAGAGGCGCTGGTGCTGACCGGCCGCAATGGCTCGGGAAAATCCACGCTTCTGCGCACGGTGGCCGGCCTGTTGCGTCCCGAACAGGGGCGGGTAAAGATAGCCGGCGAAGGAATTGACGCCGAGATGTGGCCGTCGGAGGCCTGCCATTATCTCGGCCATCGCAATGCGATGAAAACCGAACTGACGGTCGCGGAAAATCTGCGCTTCTGGAAGGACTTCCTCGGCGATTTTCCAGGTGGCACGGGCGTGGCGATCGATGAGGCAGCGGAGATCGTCGGTCTCGCCGGCATCACCCACCTGCCCTTTGGTTATCTCTCGGCCGGCCAGCAGCGGCGTTTTGCGATGGCGAAGCTCCTTGTCGCCTGGCGGCCGGTGTGGATTCTCGACGAGCCAACGGCGGCGCTGGACAGGGCTGCGGACGCCATGTTTACCGATCTCGTGAAAAGCCATCTGGGGAAAGGCGGGATCGTGCTGGCTGCGACCCATCAGCCTTTGGGGCTGGACAAGGCGCGGGAGTTGCAGATGACGGGTTTTGCGGGTGTGGAGGCTTAG
- the acnA gene encoding aconitate hydratase AcnA yields MPKSLDSFQCRSILTVDGKEYVYFSLPKAEANGLKGVSKLPYSMKVLLENLLRFEDGQSVTKEHILAVSEWLNNKGLTETEIAYRPARVLMQDFTGVPAVVDLAAMRDGLKALGGDPEKINPLVPVDLVIDHSVIVDEFGTPSAFARNVELEYERNGERYRFLKWGQQAFKNFRVVPPGTGICHQVNLEYLGQTVWTKEEDGETIAYPDTCVGTDSHTTMINGLGVLGWGVGGIEAEAAMLGQPVSMLLPEVIGFKLTGKVKEGVTATDLVLTVVQMLRKKGVVSKFVEFFGPGLDSMSLADRATIGNMGPEYGATCGFFPVDGETINYLTMSGRAKDRIALVEAYSKAQDMWRTGDGSDLVFTDTLELDLGDVVPSMAGPKRPEGRLPLETIAPNFATALENDYKKPGQLHSRYAVEGEDFDLGHGDVAIAAITSCTNTSNPSVLIAAGLLARNAVARGLKSKPWVKTSLAPGSQVVAEYLDKSGLQKDLDAIGFNLVGFGCTTCIGNSGPLPPAISKTINDKGLITSGVLSGNRNFEGRISPDVQANYLASPPLVVAYALAGTVQKDLTKEPIGDDQNGNPVYLKDIWPTSKEIQEFILKYVTRELYETKYADVFKGDANWQAVQVPPGQTYAWDDQSTYVQNPPYFVGMGKKGTGLKNIKGARVLGLFGDKITTDHISPAGSIKAASPAGAYLTENGVAVADFNQYGTRRGNHEVMMRGTFANIRIRNHMLGPNGKEGGYTIHYPSKEEMSIYDAAMKYKAEGVPLVIFAGVEYGNGSSRDWAAKGTNLLGVKAVIAQSFERIHRSNLVGMGVVPFVFEEGTTWASLDLKGDEVVEIDGLEGEIKPREKKIAKITYSDGSVKEVPLLCRIDTLDEVIYMNNGGILQTVLRDLAA; encoded by the coding sequence ATGCCCAAATCACTCGACAGTTTTCAATGTCGTTCCATCCTTACCGTTGATGGTAAGGAATACGTCTATTTCAGCCTTCCCAAGGCTGAAGCCAATGGCCTCAAGGGCGTTTCCAAGCTGCCCTATTCCATGAAGGTTCTGCTCGAAAACTTGCTGCGTTTCGAGGACGGCCAGTCCGTCACCAAGGAGCACATTCTTGCGGTTTCCGAATGGCTGAACAATAAGGGCCTGACCGAAACCGAAATCGCCTACCGCCCCGCCCGCGTTCTGATGCAGGACTTTACCGGCGTTCCCGCCGTGGTCGACCTTGCCGCTATGCGTGACGGCCTCAAGGCGCTGGGTGGCGATCCGGAAAAGATCAATCCGCTCGTTCCCGTCGATCTCGTCATCGACCACTCTGTTATCGTTGACGAATTCGGCACGCCGAGCGCCTTTGCCCGCAACGTGGAGCTCGAATATGAGCGCAACGGCGAGCGTTACCGCTTCCTGAAGTGGGGCCAGCAGGCGTTCAAGAACTTCCGCGTCGTTCCGCCCGGCACCGGCATCTGTCACCAGGTCAACCTCGAATATCTCGGCCAGACGGTGTGGACCAAGGAAGAGGATGGCGAGACCATCGCTTATCCGGATACCTGCGTCGGCACCGATTCGCACACGACCATGATCAATGGTCTTGGCGTTCTCGGCTGGGGTGTTGGCGGTATCGAGGCTGAAGCGGCGATGCTCGGCCAGCCGGTCTCCATGCTTCTGCCCGAGGTCATCGGCTTCAAGCTGACCGGCAAGGTGAAGGAAGGTGTCACCGCGACCGACCTCGTGCTGACCGTCGTGCAGATGCTGCGCAAGAAGGGCGTGGTTTCAAAGTTCGTCGAATTCTTCGGTCCCGGCCTTGATTCGATGTCTCTCGCCGACCGTGCGACCATCGGTAACATGGGCCCGGAATATGGCGCGACCTGCGGCTTCTTCCCGGTTGACGGTGAAACCATCAACTACCTGACCATGTCCGGCCGTGCCAAGGACCGTATTGCCCTTGTCGAAGCCTATTCGAAGGCGCAGGACATGTGGCGCACCGGCGATGGTTCCGACCTCGTCTTCACCGACACGCTGGAACTTGATCTCGGTGACGTCGTGCCCTCCATGGCTGGCCCCAAGCGTCCGGAAGGCCGCCTGCCGCTCGAAACCATCGCGCCTAATTTCGCGACGGCTCTTGAGAACGACTACAAGAAGCCCGGCCAGCTCCATAGCCGCTATGCGGTTGAGGGCGAAGATTTTGATCTCGGCCATGGCGATGTGGCGATTGCGGCCATCACCTCCTGCACCAACACCTCCAACCCTTCGGTTCTCATCGCCGCCGGCCTTCTCGCCCGCAATGCGGTCGCCAGGGGGCTGAAGTCAAAGCCGTGGGTGAAGACCTCGCTTGCACCCGGATCGCAGGTCGTTGCCGAATATCTCGACAAGTCAGGTCTGCAGAAGGATCTCGATGCGATCGGCTTCAATCTCGTCGGTTTCGGCTGCACTACCTGCATCGGCAATTCCGGTCCGCTTCCGCCTGCGATCTCCAAGACGATCAACGACAAGGGCCTGATCACATCAGGCGTTCTCTCGGGCAACCGCAACTTCGAAGGCCGCATTTCGCCTGACGTTCAGGCGAACTATCTGGCATCGCCGCCGCTCGTCGTGGCCTATGCTCTTGCCGGCACGGTCCAGAAGGACCTGACCAAGGAGCCGATCGGCGACGACCAGAATGGCAATCCTGTTTATCTCAAGGATATCTGGCCGACCTCGAAGGAAATCCAGGAATTCATCCTGAAATACGTCACCCGCGAGCTTTATGAAACGAAATATGCTGATGTGTTCAAGGGGGATGCGAACTGGCAGGCCGTTCAGGTTCCGCCGGGCCAGACCTATGCCTGGGATGACCAGTCGACCTATGTCCAGAACCCGCCTTACTTCGTGGGCATGGGCAAAAAAGGCACTGGCCTCAAGAACATCAAGGGTGCGCGCGTCCTTGGCCTGTTCGGCGACAAGATCACGACCGACCATATTTCCCCGGCCGGGTCGATCAAAGCTGCCTCGCCGGCTGGCGCCTATCTGACGGAAAATGGCGTTGCCGTTGCCGACTTCAACCAGTACGGCACGCGTCGTGGCAATCATGAAGTGATGATGCGCGGCACCTTCGCCAATATCCGCATCCGCAACCACATGCTCGGCCCGAACGGTAAGGAAGGTGGCTACACCATCCACTATCCGTCCAAGGAAGAGATGTCGATTTACGACGCTGCCATGAAATACAAGGCGGAAGGCGTCCCGCTCGTCATCTTTGCCGGTGTCGAATATGGTAACGGCTCGTCCCGCGACTGGGCGGCGAAGGGTACAAACCTGCTCGGCGTCAAGGCTGTGATTGCGCAGTCCTTCGAGCGTATTCACCGCTCCAACCTCGTCGGCATGGGTGTCGTTCCGTTCGTCTTCGAGGAGGGCACGACGTGGGCGAGCCTCGATCTCAAGGGTGATGAAGTCGTCGAGATCGACGGTCTCGAAGGCGAAATCAAGCCGCGTGAAAAGAAGATCGCCAAGATCACCTACAGCGACGGTTCAGTGAAGGAAGTTCCGCTTCTTTGCCGCATCGATACGCTTGATGAAGTGATCTACATGAACAATGGCGGTATTCTGCAGACCGTTCTTCGCGATCTGGCCGCCTGA
- the ccmD gene encoding heme exporter protein CcmD has translation MTHAFYIGMSYAATGLVVLCLIAWVAMDGQARKRELKQLEASGVRRRARAGSVGDAQ, from the coding sequence ATGACACACGCCTTTTATATCGGCATGTCCTATGCAGCGACCGGCCTTGTCGTTCTCTGTCTCATCGCCTGGGTCGCTATGGACGGTCAGGCGCGCAAACGGGAACTGAAGCAACTCGAAGCATCCGGCGTTCGCCGCAGGGCGAGAGCCGGTTCTGTGGGTGATGCGCAATGA
- a CDS encoding heme ABC transporter permease, with amino-acid sequence MNEQTFTITKFSDLANPTRFLALAARILPWLAALTALVLAAGLYLSFTSEGDYQQGYTVRIMYVHVPSAWLAMMCYSVMAVSAIGTLVWRHPLADVSHKAAAPIGAAFTLIALITGSLWGKPMWGTWWVWDARLTSVFVLFLMYLGLIALNRAMDDPSRAARVSAVLILVGFVNIPIIKFSVEWWNTLHQPASVIRMGGSAIDAEFLWPLLTMAIGFTLLFFTLHIAAMRNEIWRRRVAAQRRLAARMANREG; translated from the coding sequence ATGAACGAGCAGACCTTCACCATCACCAAATTCAGCGATCTCGCCAACCCCACCCGGTTTCTGGCGCTGGCGGCCCGCATTCTGCCCTGGCTCGCTGCACTCACGGCGCTGGTGCTGGCCGCTGGTCTTTATCTGTCCTTCACGTCAGAAGGTGATTACCAGCAGGGTTACACCGTACGCATCATGTATGTGCATGTGCCCTCCGCCTGGCTGGCGATGATGTGTTATTCGGTCATGGCGGTCTCGGCCATCGGCACGCTCGTCTGGCGTCATCCTCTCGCGGATGTCAGCCATAAGGCCGCCGCCCCCATCGGCGCGGCCTTCACGCTGATTGCGCTCATCACCGGCTCACTCTGGGGCAAGCCCATGTGGGGAACCTGGTGGGTGTGGGATGCGCGGCTCACCTCCGTTTTCGTGCTTTTCCTGATGTATCTCGGGCTGATCGCACTCAACCGCGCCATGGACGATCCTTCCAGAGCCGCCCGCGTCAGCGCCGTGCTGATCCTCGTCGGTTTCGTGAATATTCCCATCATCAAGTTTTCGGTCGAGTGGTGGAATACGCTGCACCAGCCGGCGAGTGTCATCCGCATGGGCGGTTCCGCCATCGATGCGGAGTTTCTCTGGCCGCTTCTGACCATGGCGATCGGTTTCACGCTGCTGTTCTTCACCTTGCACATCGCCGCCATGCGTAATGAAATCTGGCGCCGGCGCGTGGCCGCGCAGCGGCGACTTGCCGCACGCATGGCCAACCGGGAGGGCTGA
- a CDS encoding DsbE family thiol:disulfide interchange protein — protein sequence MTQTDHDTKVKTTGRARYALALLPLLLFGGFALIAGKMLYDQDVNGLDISAIPSALIGTKAPSLSLPPLEGSTLPALTDAAIKGKLTLVNVFASWCIPCRQEHPLLQELSKDNRITVVGINYKDKPDNALRFLGELGNPFAAIGIDPNGKAAIDWGVYGIPESYLVGADGTILYKKVGPFDARSIERDLLPAIAAAAGK from the coding sequence ATGACGCAGACCGACCACGACACCAAGGTCAAAACAACAGGCCGCGCCCGTTATGCGCTGGCGCTGTTGCCGCTTCTGCTGTTTGGTGGTTTTGCCCTCATTGCCGGCAAGATGCTCTATGATCAGGATGTGAATGGGCTTGATATCAGCGCCATTCCCTCCGCACTCATCGGCACCAAGGCACCCTCCTTGTCGCTGCCGCCGCTGGAGGGCTCCACCCTGCCGGCGCTCACCGATGCCGCTATCAAGGGCAAGCTGACGCTGGTCAATGTCTTCGCTTCCTGGTGCATTCCCTGCCGACAGGAGCACCCGCTGCTTCAGGAATTGTCAAAGGATAACCGCATCACCGTCGTCGGTATCAATTACAAGGACAAGCCGGACAATGCGCTGCGCTTCCTCGGTGAACTCGGTAATCCATTTGCCGCGATAGGCATCGATCCGAACGGCAAGGCGGCAATCGACTGGGGTGTTTATGGCATTCCCGAAAGTTATCTGGTTGGTGCTGATGGCACGATCCTTTATAAAAAGGTCGGTCCCTTCGATGCCCGCAGCATAGAGCGCGACCTGCTGCCGGCCATCGCGGCGGCGGCAGGAAAGTAG
- the ccmB gene encoding heme exporter protein CcmB has translation MTALFLRDIKLSIRAGGGALIGVLFFMTVVAVIPFGVGPDLNLLARIGPAIVWIGALLSALLGLDRLFQAERDDGSLDLILMQETPLVLTVFVKCLAHWVTTGLPLVLASPLLGLFMNMDEVAIGAVMLTLLVGSPAITFIGAVGAAVAVALPRGGLLVSILVLPLAIPVLIFGVSASYAAVQDPAPFLPPFLILGAITLFSAVTGPFFAALALRNVMD, from the coding sequence ATGACCGCCCTCTTCCTCCGCGATATCAAACTCTCCATCCGCGCCGGCGGCGGCGCCTTGATCGGCGTGCTGTTCTTCATGACCGTGGTTGCCGTCATCCCCTTCGGCGTCGGGCCCGATCTCAACCTGCTCGCCCGCATCGGCCCGGCCATCGTCTGGATCGGTGCGCTTCTATCCGCCCTTCTCGGCCTCGATCGGCTGTTTCAGGCCGAACGGGATGACGGTTCGCTCGATCTCATCCTGATGCAGGAAACCCCGCTGGTGCTCACGGTCTTCGTCAAATGCCTGGCGCATTGGGTCACGACCGGCCTGCCGCTGGTGCTGGCATCGCCGCTGCTCGGCCTGTTCATGAATATGGACGAGGTGGCGATCGGTGCGGTGATGCTCACGCTTCTCGTCGGCTCACCCGCCATCACCTTCATCGGCGCGGTGGGGGCGGCAGTTGCCGTTGCCCTGCCGCGCGGCGGGCTTCTCGTTTCCATCCTCGTCCTGCCACTCGCCATTCCGGTGCTGATCTTCGGCGTCAGCGCTTCCTATGCGGCAGTGCAGGACCCCGCACCCTTCCTGCCGCCATTTCTCATTCTCGGCGCGATCACGTTATTTTCAGCCGTGACCGGCCCTTTCTTTGCCGCCTTGGCACTGCGCAATGTTATGGATTGA
- a CDS encoding DUF2794 domain-containing protein, with translation MTDQPDVQQVQTASRDNSTVIDLREYKTNKDPLPVTFHRRELDAILRIYGRMVGEGEWRDYAIDHLKEKAVFSVFKRSGEMPLYRIEKNPKLATKQGAYCVVNVDGRILKRGHELPQVLKVFDKVLKLIE, from the coding sequence ATGACCGATCAACCGGATGTGCAGCAGGTGCAGACCGCTTCACGCGACAATTCCACCGTTATCGATCTCCGTGAATATAAGACGAATAAGGACCCTTTGCCGGTCACCTTTCACCGCCGCGAGCTGGATGCCATCCTGCGTATCTATGGCCGCATGGTGGGGGAGGGAGAATGGCGCGACTACGCCATCGACCATCTGAAGGAGAAGGCGGTGTTTTCTGTCTTCAAACGTTCGGGTGAAATGCCGCTTTACAGGATCGAGAAGAACCCCAAGCTGGCGACGAAACAGGGCGCCTATTGCGTGGTGAATGTGGACGGGCGCATTCTCAAGCGCGGCCATGAGCTGCCGCAGGTTCTCAAGGTTTTCGACAAGGTTCTGAAGCTCATCGAGTGA